The Campylobacter concisus genome has a window encoding:
- the purF gene encoding amidophosphoribosyltransferase, which yields MCAIVGIINSKDAAKTAYYALFSMQHRGQEASGISVCNDGEISTHKGNGLVTEVFNEEILSSLKGDMAIGHNRYATAGKNSGRDAQPIAANYALGQISIVHNGNLVNKDEVRDELIKDGAIFQTNMDTENIIHLIARNHDEHLQDRIIAALDKIKGAYCLLVQSRHKTFAIRDRWGVRPLSLGRLKDGGYIVASETCAFDLVGATFIRDVRPGEMIVFEHGKSEFQSLQIFEPDPRICAFEYIYFARPDSVIEGKSVYEVRKKMGEVLAKKSKVKADFVVPVPDSGVPAALGYANESKIPFELAITRNHYVGRTFIEPSQEMRNLKVKLKLNPMSSVLAGKSIVVIDDSIVRGTTSKKVVDLLRHAGAKEIHFRVACPELKYPERYGIDTPSFEELISAKKSVEEVREYIGADSLEFLSIDELKESIGNERKYSLVSFDGDYFIK from the coding sequence ATGTGTGCGATAGTTGGTATCATAAATTCTAAGGATGCGGCGAAAACGGCGTATTATGCGTTATTTTCTATGCAACACCGTGGTCAAGAGGCAAGTGGCATCAGCGTCTGTAACGACGGCGAGATCTCTACTCATAAGGGTAATGGCCTAGTCACCGAGGTCTTTAATGAGGAGATCTTAAGCTCACTAAAAGGCGACATGGCGATCGGTCACAACCGCTACGCAACAGCTGGCAAAAACTCAGGCCGTGACGCCCAGCCAATAGCCGCCAACTACGCCCTAGGTCAAATCTCAATCGTCCACAACGGAAATTTGGTCAATAAAGACGAGGTTAGAGACGAGCTTATCAAAGATGGCGCGATATTTCAGACAAATATGGACACAGAAAACATCATCCACCTCATCGCAAGAAACCACGACGAACACCTACAAGATCGCATCATCGCAGCACTTGATAAGATAAAAGGCGCTTACTGCTTGCTCGTGCAATCACGCCACAAGACCTTTGCCATCAGAGACCGCTGGGGTGTTAGGCCACTAAGCCTTGGTAGGCTAAAAGATGGCGGATATATCGTAGCTAGCGAGACTTGTGCGTTTGACCTTGTTGGAGCGACATTTATAAGGGATGTTAGACCTGGCGAGATGATAGTTTTTGAGCATGGCAAGAGCGAGTTTCAAAGCTTGCAGATTTTCGAGCCAGATCCTAGAATTTGCGCCTTTGAATACATCTACTTTGCGCGCCCAGATAGCGTCATAGAGGGCAAAAGCGTCTATGAAGTGAGAAAAAAGATGGGCGAGGTGCTAGCAAAAAAGAGCAAGGTAAAGGCTGACTTTGTAGTGCCTGTGCCAGATAGTGGCGTGCCAGCAGCGCTTGGATATGCAAACGAGAGCAAAATTCCATTTGAGCTAGCCATCACCAGAAACCACTATGTTGGCAGGACCTTTATCGAGCCAAGCCAAGAGATGAGAAATTTAAAGGTCAAACTAAAACTTAACCCAATGTCAAGCGTGCTAGCTGGTAAAAGCATCGTCGTTATCGATGATAGCATCGTTCGTGGCACCACTTCTAAAAAGGTGGTCGATCTCTTAAGACACGCAGGGGCAAAAGAAATTCACTTCAGAGTTGCGTGCCCAGAGCTAAAGTATCCTGAGCGATATGGCATCGACACACCAAGCTTTGAGGAGCTAATAAGCGCCAAAAAAAGCGTTGAAGAGGTCAGAGAGTACATCGGAGCTGACAGCTTGGAGTTTTTGAGCATCGATGAGCTTAAAGAGAGCATCGGCAACGAGAGAAAATACTCGCTTGTAAGCTTTGATGGTGATTACTTCATAAAATGA
- the dapB gene encoding 4-hydroxy-tetrahydrodipicolinate reductase, with the protein MVKIGLYGASGKMAQSIISCLKDEKDATLSVAFSQKNEVENLSSELLTNDFAKFFEACDVIIDFSQKEATVALLNYARTNPKPLVIGTTGLNDDEKNLLHLASGTMPILYATNMSLGVAVLNRIARIASKVLREFDIEIVEQHHRHKKDAPSGTAMTLAGCVAEARDLNLKDVLVTGRAGMVGARSKDEIAVMALRGGDVVGRHTVGFYNDGEFIELNHTATSRATFSKGAIKAAIWLKDQSSGLYSIDDSLGLDD; encoded by the coding sequence TTGGTAAAAATAGGACTTTACGGCGCTAGCGGCAAGATGGCTCAAAGTATCATCTCTTGTTTAAAAGATGAAAAAGACGCCACTTTAAGCGTCGCTTTTAGCCAAAAAAATGAGGTTGAAAATTTAAGTAGCGAACTTTTGACAAACGACTTTGCTAAATTTTTTGAAGCGTGCGACGTTATCATCGACTTTAGCCAAAAAGAGGCGACCGTAGCACTGCTAAACTACGCTAGAACCAACCCAAAACCACTAGTTATCGGCACAACCGGACTAAACGACGACGAGAAAAACTTGCTTCATCTAGCATCAGGCACTATGCCAATACTCTACGCAACAAACATGAGTCTAGGCGTAGCAGTGTTAAACCGCATAGCAAGGATAGCTTCGAAAGTTTTAAGAGAATTTGATATAGAGATCGTCGAGCAGCACCACAGACACAAAAAGGACGCTCCAAGCGGCACTGCGATGACTTTAGCAGGCTGTGTGGCAGAGGCAAGGGATCTAAATTTAAAAGATGTTTTAGTAACCGGTAGAGCTGGCATGGTGGGCGCAAGAAGCAAAGATGAGATCGCAGTTATGGCGCTTCGTGGCGGCGACGTAGTTGGTCGTCACACGGTTGGCTTTTACAATGACGGCGAATTTATCGAGCTAAACCATACTGCAACTAGCAGAGCGACCTTTTCAAAAGGTGCGATCAAGGCTGCTATCTGGCTAAAAGATCAGAGCAGTGGCCTATACTCGATAGATGATAGTTTGGGGCTTGATGATTAA
- a CDS encoding NAD(P)/FAD-dependent oxidoreductase yields the protein MLDLAIIGGGPAGLSAGLYATRGGLKNVVMFEKGEPGGQITSSSEIENYPGQKAPGESGFDFMSTWWKQCSAFGLVHKWANVVGVRKNSDGSFEILLEGGKSEQAKAVIVATGSTPRRAGFKGEDEFFGKGVSTCATCDGFFYKNKEVAVLGGGDTAVEEALYLANICSKVYLVHRRDEFRAAPTTVEKARKNEKIEFITSATVKEALGDKMGLTKIVLDTKNGERVLDVPGIFTFVGLNVNNEILKDENGKFICEMADGGQVKTNLKMQTSLKGLFVAGDIREDAPKQVIVAAGDGAVAALSAMSYIESLH from the coding sequence ATGCTTGATTTAGCGATCATCGGAGGCGGTCCAGCAGGACTAAGCGCCGGACTTTACGCCACTAGAGGCGGACTAAAAAATGTTGTAATGTTTGAAAAAGGCGAGCCTGGTGGTCAGATCACCTCGAGCTCAGAGATAGAAAACTACCCAGGCCAAAAAGCCCCTGGCGAGAGCGGCTTTGATTTTATGAGCACTTGGTGGAAGCAGTGCAGTGCATTTGGACTAGTTCACAAGTGGGCAAATGTCGTTGGTGTTAGAAAAAATAGTGACGGCAGCTTTGAAATTTTACTTGAAGGCGGAAAGAGCGAGCAGGCAAAGGCTGTCATCGTAGCGACTGGCTCAACCCCAAGACGCGCTGGCTTTAAAGGCGAGGACGAGTTCTTTGGCAAAGGCGTTAGCACATGCGCAACATGCGATGGCTTCTTTTACAAAAACAAAGAGGTAGCCGTCCTTGGTGGTGGCGACACAGCTGTTGAAGAGGCACTTTATCTAGCAAATATCTGCTCAAAAGTCTATCTTGTGCATAGACGTGACGAGTTTAGAGCAGCGCCAACAACCGTTGAAAAAGCTAGAAAAAATGAAAAGATCGAGTTTATAACAAGTGCGACTGTAAAAGAAGCGCTTGGCGATAAGATGGGCCTAACAAAGATCGTGCTTGATACCAAAAATGGCGAGCGCGTGCTTGATGTGCCGGGCATTTTCACCTTTGTCGGACTGAATGTAAATAACGAAATTTTAAAAGATGAAAACGGCAAATTTATCTGCGAAATGGCTGATGGCGGACAAGTTAAGACAAACCTTAAGATGCAAACTAGTCTAAAAGGGCTCTTTGTAGCAGGTGACATCAGAGAGGACGCTCCAAAGCAAGTCATCGTAGCAGCAGGTGACGGCGCTGTGGCTGCACTTAGCGCTATGAGCTACATAGAAAGCTTGCATTAA
- the trxA gene encoding thioredoxin produces the protein MGKYIELTKENFDVTKEGVALVDFWAPWCGPCRMLAPVIEELAEDFEGKAKICKVNTDEVQDLAVEFGIRSIPTLLFFKNGELVEQMVGAQSKQALTDKLNSLL, from the coding sequence ATGGGAAAATACATCGAACTCACAAAAGAAAATTTTGATGTAACAAAAGAAGGCGTTGCTCTAGTAGATTTCTGGGCTCCATGGTGCGGACCTTGCCGTATGCTAGCTCCAGTTATCGAAGAGCTTGCTGAAGACTTTGAGGGCAAAGCGAAAATTTGCAAGGTAAATACTGATGAAGTACAAGATCTTGCGGTTGAGTTTGGCATCAGATCGATCCCAACATTGCTATTTTTCAAAAATGGCGAGCTAGTTGAGCAAATGGTCGGTGCGCAGTCAAAACAAGCCCTAACTGACAAACTAAATTCGCTTCTTTAA
- a CDS encoding YraN family protein, with amino-acid sequence MGLKEYLFGKSSEDRACEFLRKLGFVILERNFHSKFGEIDIIALSSDKILHFIEVKATSGGYEAEYRLNKAKYMKILKTINFYMMKNEPNRDFQLDLLIVKNENFKLIENISL; translated from the coding sequence TTGGGGCTAAAAGAGTATCTCTTTGGTAAGAGCTCCGAAGATAGGGCTTGCGAGTTTTTGCGTAAGCTTGGTTTTGTCATTTTAGAGAGAAATTTTCACTCTAAATTTGGCGAGATCGACATCATCGCGCTAAGTAGCGATAAAATTTTACATTTTATAGAGGTAAAAGCAACCAGCGGAGGATACGAAGCGGAGTATAGGCTAAACAAGGCAAAATATATGAAAATTTTAAAAACTATAAATTTTTATATGATGAAAAATGAGCCAAACAGGGACTTTCAGCTTGATCTACTAATTGTAAAAAATGAAAATTTTAAGCTGATAGAAAATATTAGTTTATAA
- a CDS encoding homoserine dehydrogenase, producing MNVAILGVGTVGESVAKILLKNKKLIAARCGEEIVPVIGVVRNLNKKRDAGIPLTDDINSVINRDDIDVFVELMGGVEEPFRVVSEILKRKKAVVTANKALLAYHRYALQNLAKNTPFGFEASVAGGIPIIRALREGLSANHILSINGILNGTSNYILTSMMNEGSNFKDALKKAQELGYAEADPTFDVGGFDTAHKLLILASIAYGVHGDPEDILIEGIQGITPEDIFFAKDFEYSIKLLAIAKKSEGKVELRVHPALVPQNKMIAKASGVTNAISVVGEVVGETMYYGPGAGGDATASAVISDLIDIARDSKSPMLGYKAPFELNTLELLDRDRIKTKYYFRLKVEDKMGVLAKITNLMSENNLSIDSLLQKPKDESEYAVLFFTTHTSLEADAKRTMELLKEQEYIKEEPFMMRIEE from the coding sequence ATGAATGTAGCGATATTGGGCGTTGGAACCGTTGGCGAGTCGGTTGCAAAAATTTTACTAAAAAACAAAAAACTAATCGCGGCAAGATGTGGCGAAGAGATAGTGCCAGTCATCGGTGTGGTTAGAAATTTAAATAAAAAAAGAGACGCTGGCATCCCTTTGACTGACGATATAAATAGCGTCATAAACCGCGATGATATCGACGTTTTTGTCGAGCTTATGGGCGGAGTTGAAGAGCCTTTTAGAGTGGTGAGCGAAATTTTAAAGCGCAAAAAAGCGGTCGTCACTGCAAACAAGGCGCTTCTTGCCTATCACAGATATGCTTTGCAAAATTTAGCCAAAAATACGCCATTTGGTTTTGAAGCAAGCGTGGCTGGTGGCATACCGATCATCAGAGCCTTAAGAGAGGGGCTTAGCGCCAACCACATCTTAAGCATAAACGGCATACTAAACGGCACTAGCAACTACATCCTAACCTCGATGATGAATGAGGGCTCAAATTTCAAAGACGCACTTAAAAAAGCACAAGAGCTTGGATACGCTGAGGCCGATCCTACTTTTGACGTGGGTGGCTTTGACACGGCTCACAAGCTTCTCATCCTTGCTAGCATCGCTTATGGCGTGCACGGCGATCCAGAGGATATCTTGATAGAAGGGATACAAGGCATCACGCCAGAAGATATATTTTTCGCAAAAGATTTTGAATACTCAATAAAACTTCTAGCCATCGCCAAAAAAAGCGAGGGCAAGGTCGAACTACGCGTGCATCCAGCGCTAGTGCCACAAAATAAAATGATAGCAAAGGCAAGCGGCGTAACAAATGCGATCAGTGTCGTTGGCGAGGTCGTTGGCGAGACGATGTACTATGGGCCTGGAGCTGGTGGCGATGCGACAGCAAGCGCAGTAATTAGCGACCTCATCGACATCGCAAGAGACAGCAAGTCGCCTATGCTTGGATACAAAGCGCCATTTGAGCTAAACACCTTAGAGCTTCTTGACCGCGACAGGATAAAGACGAAGTATTACTTTAGGCTAAAAGTCGAAGACAAGATGGGCGTACTAGCAAAGATAACAAATTTAATGAGCGAAAACAACCTTTCAATCGACAGCTTGCTACAAAAGCCAAAAGATGAGAGCGAGTATGCTGTGCTATTTTTCACGACACACACGAGCTTGGAAGCTGATGCGAAGCGAACTATGGAGCTTTTAAAAGAGCAAGAGTATATAAAAGAAGAGCCATTTATGATGAGGATCGAGGAGTAG
- a CDS encoding LL-diaminopimelate aminotransferase gives MFDEIRFNTIERLPNYVFAEVNAIKMAARRAGEDIIDFSMGNPEGRTPQHIVDKLCESAQKDKTHGYSASAGIYKLRLAICNWYKRKYGVNLDPETEAVATMGSKEGFVHLAQAVINPGDVAIVPDPAYPIHTQAFLFAGGSVAKMPLHYNDKFELDENKFFENLIQTIHASSPKPKYVVVNFPHNPTTVTVQKSFYERLVSIAKQERFYIISDIAYADLTFDGYKTPSIFEVEGAKDVAVECYTLSKSYNMAGWRVGFMCGNKRLCAALKKIKSWVDYGMFTPIQVSATVALDGDQSCVEEIRQIYEKRRDVMIEAFAQAGWELKKPNASMFIWAKLPPKVSHLGSLEFSKQLLTKASVAVSPGIGFGEGGNDYVRLALIENENRIRQAARNIKKYLKEFE, from the coding sequence GTGTTTGATGAGATAAGATTTAATACAATTGAGCGTTTGCCAAACTACGTTTTTGCCGAAGTAAATGCTATAAAAATGGCAGCACGTAGAGCTGGCGAGGACATCATCGACTTTTCTATGGGCAACCCAGAAGGCAGAACACCGCAGCACATCGTCGATAAACTATGCGAAAGCGCGCAAAAAGATAAGACCCACGGCTACTCAGCCAGTGCTGGAATTTATAAGCTCCGCCTTGCCATTTGCAACTGGTATAAGAGAAAATATGGCGTAAATTTAGACCCAGAAACTGAAGCAGTAGCCACAATGGGCAGCAAAGAAGGCTTTGTGCATCTTGCCCAAGCTGTGATAAACCCAGGCGACGTGGCTATCGTGCCTGATCCTGCATATCCGATACACACGCAAGCGTTTTTATTTGCTGGCGGAAGCGTCGCAAAGATGCCACTTCACTACAATGATAAATTTGAGCTAGACGAGAATAAATTTTTTGAAAACTTAATCCAGACGATACATGCAAGCTCGCCAAAGCCAAAATATGTAGTCGTAAATTTCCCTCACAATCCAACGACCGTGACCGTTCAAAAGAGCTTTTACGAGCGCCTTGTAAGCATCGCAAAGCAAGAGAGATTTTACATCATCTCAGATATCGCCTACGCTGATCTTACCTTTGATGGCTACAAAACTCCAAGCATCTTTGAAGTAGAAGGCGCAAAAGATGTCGCAGTCGAGTGCTACACTCTTTCAAAAAGCTACAACATGGCTGGCTGGAGAGTTGGCTTCATGTGCGGAAACAAGAGGCTTTGCGCCGCACTTAAAAAGATCAAATCATGGGTTGATTATGGTATGTTTACGCCGATACAAGTCTCGGCCACGGTCGCGCTTGACGGCGATCAAAGCTGCGTTGAAGAGATACGCCAAATTTATGAAAAAAGAAGAGATGTGATGATAGAGGCCTTTGCTCAGGCTGGTTGGGAGCTTAAAAAGCCAAATGCCAGCATGTTTATCTGGGCGAAACTTCCACCAAAGGTTAGCCACTTAGGCAGTCTTGAGTTTTCAAAGCAGCTTCTTACAAAGGCTTCAGTTGCAGTTAGTCCAGGCATTGGTTTTGGCGAGGGCGGAAACGACTATGTGCGCTTAGCTCTTATCGAAAACGAAAACAGGATAAGACAAGCAGCAAGAAATATAAAAAAATATTTGAAAGAATTTGAATGA
- a CDS encoding phosphatidylglycerophosphate synthase, with protein MNELENLKEIGIKEISRKTHIEPTFLQYIFDKNFEKLSRLNMRGYAKILQREYGVDLSELLAEYDAFMQENMPDESKKTKVSPKISSYTPEDVSIQRQSSGGGAGFFFWIIILAIIAGGAYYFDAYKYVQNFIASLNEDNTSVSYSQSSIVNEVKKNIIDTNVTISQNTPKIDANASSVKISAPAEQNVTVSPASVDQNALKPSMAAQPAPKVEQNVTKPLNEAIITPKQRVWIGIINLENGQKTSSDTSKSVNINLDQRQLVVCGNGNIELKIGDKVTKYNPSRPARFLVENGDMKFLTYDEFVEMNKGKSW; from the coding sequence ATGAATGAATTAGAAAATTTAAAAGAGATAGGCATAAAGGAAATTTCGCGCAAGACGCACATTGAACCAACATTTTTACAATACATTTTTGACAAAAATTTTGAAAAATTATCACGCTTAAACATGAGAGGCTACGCCAAAATTTTACAGCGTGAGTACGGCGTCGATCTTAGCGAACTTCTCGCTGAATACGACGCATTTATGCAAGAAAATATGCCTGATGAGAGCAAAAAAACAAAAGTTAGCCCAAAAATTTCTTCTTACACACCTGAGGATGTCTCGATCCAAAGGCAAAGTAGCGGTGGCGGGGCTGGATTTTTCTTCTGGATCATCATTTTAGCTATCATCGCTGGCGGTGCTTACTACTTTGACGCTTACAAATACGTCCAAAATTTCATAGCAAGCTTAAATGAAGACAACACAAGCGTGAGCTACTCACAATCAAGCATCGTCAATGAAGTGAAGAAAAACATAATCGACACAAATGTAACGATCTCTCAAAACACTCCAAAGATCGATGCAAACGCTTCAAGCGTGAAAATTTCAGCTCCAGCTGAGCAAAACGTGACTGTAAGTCCTGCTAGCGTTGATCAAAATGCCCTAAAACCTAGCATGGCAGCCCAGCCAGCTCCAAAAGTAGAGCAAAACGTGACAAAACCGCTAAATGAAGCGATCATCACACCAAAACAACGCGTTTGGATAGGCATCATCAACCTTGAAAATGGCCAAAAAACATCAAGCGATACAAGCAAAAGTGTCAATATAAATTTAGACCAAAGACAGCTAGTTGTTTGCGGAAATGGCAACATCGAGCTTAAGATCGGCGATAAGGTGACAAAGTATAACCCAAGCCGTCCAGCTAGATTTTTAGTAGAAAATGGCGATATGAAATTTTTAACTTATGACGAGTTTGTCGAGATGAATAAGGGCAAATCTTGGTAA
- the rlmB gene encoding 23S rRNA (guanosine(2251)-2'-O)-methyltransferase RlmB, with protein sequence MIIYGKQLFLHILNKRPQILEEIYLSKECDKKLFSKICGTGKKIIRVDNQKAQSMAHGGNHQGFLASVSEFEFSDFSELKKLNFIAVLYGISDVGNIGAIARSAYALGCEGLVIVTKSVNMQGVLRSSSGAAYEIPIAIFEDGLSLLNELKQCGFRLYATASNGKNIKEMKFAGKRALVMGSEGEGIPQKALAKCDECVGIKLKDGWDSLNVSVAFAIICDRMIDE encoded by the coding sequence ATGATAATATACGGAAAACAGCTATTTTTACATATTTTGAACAAGCGCCCACAGATATTAGAAGAGATCTATCTCTCAAAAGAGTGTGATAAAAAACTCTTCTCTAAAATTTGTGGCACTGGCAAGAAGATCATCCGCGTGGATAATCAAAAGGCCCAGTCGATGGCGCATGGCGGCAACCATCAAGGCTTTTTAGCAAGCGTTAGTGAGTTTGAGTTTTCAGACTTTAGTGAGCTCAAAAAGCTAAATTTCATCGCCGTGCTTTATGGCATAAGTGATGTCGGAAACATCGGCGCCATCGCTAGAAGCGCCTATGCTCTAGGCTGCGAAGGACTAGTTATTGTTACAAAAAGTGTAAATATGCAAGGTGTTTTAAGGTCAAGTAGCGGTGCTGCTTACGAGATACCAATAGCGATCTTTGAAGACGGACTTAGCCTGCTAAATGAGCTAAAACAGTGTGGTTTTAGACTTTACGCGACGGCAAGCAACGGCAAAAATATAAAAGAGATGAAATTTGCTGGCAAAAGAGCTTTGGTGATGGGCTCAGAGGGCGAAGGCATACCGCAAAAAGCTCTAGCAAAGTGCGATGAGTGCGTCGGTATCAAGCTAAAAGACGGCTGGGACTCCCTAAATGTAAGTGTAGCTTTTGCGATAATTTGTGATAGGATGATAGATGAATGA
- the rsmI gene encoding 16S rRNA (cytidine(1402)-2'-O)-methyltransferase → MLYFVPTPIGNLEDISLHAIKILRECEIAICEDTRVCKSLVNLLNERFDANINISNFIPLHTHNEDEFFANLNDEILSKNIAYMSDAGMPGISDPGVSLVRYAQKNDIKYEILSGANAALLSVVASGLCDKEFVFLGFLPNTGRERALAIQNALNLAYPAVIYESPKRILSLVQSIANLEPEREIFAIKEATKKFETKFKGTAKNLFQILEKANLNGEWAVVISKSANIATQNITKDEIISLDIAPKAKAKLLSKITGKDVKKIYDELIKA, encoded by the coding sequence TTGCTCTACTTTGTTCCTACTCCAATAGGAAATTTAGAAGATATCTCGCTTCATGCGATCAAAATTTTGCGTGAATGCGAGATAGCTATCTGCGAAGATACAAGAGTTTGCAAAAGCCTTGTAAATCTGCTAAACGAACGCTTTGACGCAAACATAAACATCTCAAATTTTATCCCACTTCACACACACAACGAAGATGAATTTTTTGCAAATTTAAATGATGAAATTTTGAGCAAAAACATAGCTTACATGAGTGACGCTGGCATGCCAGGCATAAGCGATCCAGGTGTTAGCCTAGTAAGATACGCTCAAAAAAATGATATCAAATACGAAATTTTAAGCGGAGCAAACGCTGCACTTTTAAGCGTGGTTGCAAGCGGACTTTGCGATAAAGAGTTTGTTTTTTTAGGCTTTTTACCAAATACCGGTAGAGAGAGGGCTTTAGCTATACAAAATGCTTTAAATTTAGCCTATCCAGCTGTGATCTATGAAAGCCCAAAACGCATATTAAGCTTAGTGCAAAGCATCGCAAATTTAGAACCAGAGAGAGAAATTTTTGCCATAAAAGAGGCCACCAAAAAATTTGAGACTAAATTTAAGGGCACAGCCAAAAATTTATTCCAAATTTTAGAAAAGGCGAATTTAAACGGCGAGTGGGCGGTAGTCATCTCAAAAAGTGCTAACATAGCCACTCAAAACATCACAAAAGATGAGATCATCTCTCTTGATATAGCCCCAAAAGCAAAGGCGAAACTGCTTAGCAAAATAACTGGCAAAGATGTCAAAAAGATCTACGACGAGCTTATAAAAGCGTAA
- the rpmE gene encoding 50S ribosomal protein L31 encodes MKKEIHPEYVDCTVTCACGNTFKTKSNKSEIRIDICDKCHPFFTGSEKIVDSAGRVEKFKKKYAQK; translated from the coding sequence ATGAAAAAAGAGATCCATCCAGAGTATGTAGATTGCACCGTAACTTGCGCGTGTGGCAACACTTTTAAGACAAAGTCAAACAAAAGTGAAATCAGAATTGACATTTGCGACAAGTGCCACCCATTTTTCACTGGCAGCGAAAAGATAGTTGATAGCGCTGGCCGTGTTGAGAAATTTAAGAAAAAATACGCTCAAAAATAA
- a CDS encoding 16S rRNA (uracil(1498)-N(3))-methyltransferase, protein MKFLYDKNAGEERLKIVNEAFLHLKARRVETGERISVRNLRDGKEYIYEIDEIERRSANLSLVFASLNCEHKFDFTIAWAVVDPKTIEKALPFLNELGVGKIAFVYTKFSQANFKIDLEKLNYINALSCEQCGRTSLMEFEIYKNLDELMNVYKNVSAINFGGKNLNEKRDDEILIIGPEGGFSEDEMAKFKNIYGLNTKNILRSQTAVISVAAKFLA, encoded by the coding sequence ATGAAATTTTTATATGATAAAAACGCTGGCGAAGAGCGCCTGAAAATAGTAAATGAGGCATTTTTACACCTAAAAGCTAGAAGGGTTGAAACAGGTGAGCGCATAAGTGTTAGAAATTTACGCGACGGCAAAGAGTATATCTACGAGATCGATGAGATAGAGCGCAGAAGTGCAAATTTAAGCCTCGTCTTTGCCAGCCTAAACTGCGAGCATAAATTTGACTTTACCATCGCTTGGGCGGTCGTCGATCCAAAAACGATCGAAAAGGCGCTGCCATTTTTAAATGAGCTTGGCGTTGGCAAGATCGCCTTTGTCTATACTAAATTTTCTCAAGCAAATTTCAAGATCGACCTTGAAAAGCTAAACTACATAAACGCACTTTCATGTGAGCAGTGTGGGAGAACGTCGCTAATGGAGTTTGAAATTTATAAAAATTTAGATGAGCTAATGAACGTTTATAAAAATGTCTCGGCCATAAATTTTGGTGGTAAAAATTTAAATGAAAAAAGAGATGATGAGATATTAATAATCGGTCCAGAGGGCGGATTTAGCGAGGACGAGATGGCTAAATTTAAAAATATCTACGGCCTAAATACAAAAAATATCCTAAGATCACAGACCGCAGTCATATCTGTGGCGGCAAAATTTCTTGCCTGA